The genomic region CATTTAAATGTATGTCTCCCGACTAAAGGCCTCAagctatatttttatatttaattttgtaatttgaaaTAGGGAATATTAATAACACTTTTTATCAATGTTCTATCTATGTTAAAACAGCCTTCAGCATTAAGCAATAATGAATGTGGATCagtaaattattaaatttcttgatatttattttgtcttgatCCAAAGAGAGTGCAAACTTGCATGATAACATACATTTCCATTCGCTATCACACAGTTCAGTTTTCTTAGACTAGGTTTGCACTAATTAATATTAGAGAAGATTAAATAGGCTTAAATACATTTACAAAGAGGGCAGATGTACTGTAAATTGGAATAGTGGAACAGCTGTTATGGAGGTGCAGTGCTATTTATGCTCCTATTGTGCAAAGAGGGATTACAGTCTGTAATGTAAAACCATACCTGATTTTCACAtttgaaacaataaaacatttactAGTCAGTAAAATTACTAATTGACTATAATAGGACATAGGGGAACATgcacaaatgtaaaaaaaatatattaatctaTAATCAGTTAATCTCATTTAACTAAATTCTGTACTTTATATCTGAATACACCCAGCGAAAAGCTATAAAAGTAGGTGACTTTCTGTAGAGCAGCTCTTTGCTATAGGCATGCAAGCAGCAAGATCCTGTACAACTCTTGTATGGTCTCTGGGACCACctgagaaaagaagcaaaggtTGCAGCCAGGCAAGACGTGTTGACCCACATCAGGTGTCCACAGAAAGACTGTGTTTGTAATTAAGGGTCCTAGCTGCTACCTCTCCAATTTCACTTaatctctgttgtttttttgtttagttgttgttgttgtcgtcgtttttttttcctgaagcttcTCCAGATGCCCAGCAGGGATTTGAGGACTGGTAGTCTGGGAGCAGCGCTGGGTGGGCTGATGGAAGAGGCTGTGCTGAAGCAGCACGTCAGAGTGTCTCATGCCCCCCGACATTCATGAGCAGGCAGAAAGCCTTTCCTGTGCACAGTGGGTGAGCCATCCCCTCAAAAACATGCAGTAGGAAACTTTCGAGACTTTCAATGGGATATGGCTGTTAGGAGGCCAAACAGACCTCTGCTTAGAGGGCTATGGCTTTGTGTCCAGATGTGGGGGTGATGCCCAAAGTTTCCTGCAGTTCCTTTTCCTCATGGGTTACGCTCACTGTGAGGGAAGCCCGGCAGAGGCTGATTTCCCtcagaagtttttttctgtttatctgcAGGATGGGATTTTTCATGGACAGAATTATTTAGACACGATTGCGATAAGGAACGACTGACCTCTTAACAGAATAAAGACATAAGCATTACATCCACTCAAAGGTATTGATACTGTTTCTGAAACCAAGTGAAGGTCTGGTAACTTCAATTTCTCTTCCTACCCCACAGCATTTTCACAAGTTCAGACTAAAACAAACTTGCTTCTTTTGTTGGAAATCATTAATATAACCTcaggctttttcttctgtagcagGACATATCACAAAGTACTACATTCTATCCTTTCAAAAGAAATCGGTCACAACAATTTACCTGAAATCCTTGTTTCCGCTGGTACTTTCTCCTTTGCTGCATATCAGCAAAAGTAGCTGCTCCAGTTGGGTAAGTATAGGCCATATGTGGTAGGAAGCTCATCTGATCTAGTCCTGGGTATGGTCGCAGCCCAGGAATACTGGTCTGGACTGGTGGCATAAAAGTGGCTGGGGGAAATGCGCTTTGTGGTGGAAGTGTTGTGTATAAAGGTTTGGCACTAAATGGGTTCATACCAAATACTGGGTTAGTGCTTTTATCCAGATTATTTGAATTAGAAAACTCCTTCTTGATAAAAGTCAAGTTCAGTGGCTCATCTGAGTTTTCAGATGATGAAGAAACATTGTTGTGTTCTAAATTTACACTATTAGATTTCGTTTTGTTCTTTGTGGCTATAATACTTTTGGgttccttcatttgttttggtAAAGACAAGTCCAAAGGCTCAGCCTGAAGCTCCTCAGAAGAGAAACTGTTTGGAGTGTAAGAACTACTGTGGGAGTTTTTAGAAGATGTGGAAGAAAGATTTAAAGGAGAAGGAGTATTGCTCCTAGAGTGGTCCAATTTATCAACTGGTTTAATATTGGTAAAATGAGGAGGTTTTGTTAGCCTGAGAGGAGTATCACAATTAGTAACACTGTTATGGAGTTCAGCGATAGATGGTGACGTTATAGAGTCCACAGGCTTTATTGGAGATCTGGCTGACAACGAGTCTTTAGTGGGAGCGTTGTTGGTGGCAGCCAGCACCACCTTGGCACTGGTCCTTTCCAGTGATGGTGACCTGGAACTTGAATACTGGTAGACTTTTCTTTGCTCAAACCATTCCTTCACAAATTCCTGAGGAAGGCCAACAGCAATGGAAATTTTCAGTAGTTCATCAGAGTTGGGTTCCATATTCATAGCATAATATGCTTTAAGTACAGACATGTGGTCCTTGTATGGGTTGATGGGGCTAGTCATTCCTTTCTCAGAAAGTACTGATGACAGCAAGAGGGTTTGCTTATCAAACACTCCAGGTTTGTTGGGAACCATGTTCTCGTGCGGCTGAAGGACTGCCTTGATTTCCTCGTTCATTTTACACAGGTAACGCTCATGCTGATGCAACGGAATGGGACCAGGAAAGCTTTCTTTACAGAACTGGCATGAAAATGGAGTGGATACGTTATGGTTCTCTATCATCTTATCTTCAGTTACCAGGTCTATTAGGGTTCGcagcttctcttttttaatgttattgaGCTGCCTCCTCGAGTCTGTGGTTAAGCTCTGGAGGCAAGCTTTGGCTTCATTGACTTTCTCTAATGTATAGTCAATAATACTTTTAGTGGCACCATTATGACTTACTACTGGAAGACCCACGGGGGGAATATTGGGGGAGGTAACTCCTTGTTCCTCTGCTTGGGAGCATGAATCCTTCATGTGATAAACCTTCAACTTGGAGATCTCTTCAGCCTTGCAGTCCATTTTCTGCCTGGAAACCGTGTTGTCCACAATCTGTAGGACCTTCTGCACCTCACTTAAATTACTGCCTACTGCAGGAAACCCAAGCAATGGTGCTTCCATCCCTACACCTAAGTGCTGCATTGGACTTTGAGCAGAAGTGTGAACTCCTAAGGGGCTGGTTGCTCCAAGTCCACCATTCAAAAAAGGACTAGTTGTTGCACTAAACCCATGTGAGGCCATAAGAACCTTATATTCATTGAAATCTAGTggttctgttttaattttcagtagGCCTGTTTGTTCAGACATACTAAGTGGTTTGCCATTCTCCAGCTTGTTTCTCAGCTGTGTAATGGCTGAATTAGTAGGAGAGGAAGATACAGAATTAGGAGAAGAACCCGTCTTGATATTGTTTCTCATTCTGCCATTTACAGAGATTAAGCCAATACACTTCTTGCTGCTGATGTGCGAACTGTAGGAGCCAGAATGGGAGAAACGTTTCTTGCAGTTTGGACACTCATATGGTTTTTCACctaaaatgataattaaaaccaaatgttAATTATCATTGTTGCTATGATGATTGCAAGTGATCACATTTGTTATCAAACTGATCATCTAGGTATCCACTAATTAATAGCGAGGAGAATGTCAGCCCTGAGAATATGGCCACATACCACCATTACTTTACCCTCCTCTTTCTACAGGTTTTGAGGTCAGTTTGGACCCACAGTTTCCAGCCTGGCAATAGCCACCAAGGTGTGAGCTTGGCTACCAACCAACTATCACAGTGACAAGTAAGTGCCCTGTGACTAAGGCAGTCAAATCAAATCTAGACTGTTCAAATTTGATGtgtttattctctttttttttttcttttttcttttttttttttcctgtttctttctttttctttcagaaaggaattGAGTTGCACTGAAAATGAGTGTGTTATGAGAAACTGAGTCCTGATGTTTACACAGGCACGTAGTGacaagacaagggggaatggttttaaactaaaagtgggaagatttagattagtgGTTAGGAGGatattcttcactcagagggtggtgaggcactggaacaggctgcccaaagaagctgtgaatgcctcatccctggaggtgttcaaggccaggctggatggggctttgggcccCGTCTGAGAGTATCCTCCTTATCTGAGAGTATTTCTGGGGTCTTTTTGGTATGAAAAACACACTGGACTCTTCAAGATCCAACTGAACAGAAATGAGTGAATGGTTCTGAACTCAAACTGCCGAATAAACAATCTGTATTATTTACAAAAAGCTTTACTATTTCCAAATCTTTCAGCAAGACCCTGGTATTAATAGCATGATAAATGAGGATGACTCAGATATCACTTATGAAATACCTTGGTAGCTCCAAGAAGCCAGACGCAGAACTGTGTAAATTTTAAGCAGTCTTTAAAACTCAGCTaattaaacaaaatgcaaatgagcACACCAGCACCTCCGCTACTCACCACTGTGAATTCGCAGGTGTTCCTTCAGATGGTGTTTATATTTGAAGGCCTTGCCACACTCAGTGCATTTGAACTTGCGATTGCCTGCTCCTTGGGTCAGCATTTGgtgctgggagaaaaaaagacactgacGTGAATTTTATGCAAGAGAAACCATGAATTTcgagcttaaaaacaaaaacaaaattaatgtgGCTCTGAATTTATCAAGCAGACCAAAAGGTCTGCATGTACATTTATTTGTCTCATCAGTGTtgcaataaaaatcaaaatgttggCAGTAAACCGAAACAAATGAGAAAGTACTTTCACATGAGCATTCGATATTTGCTTTAGAATTATTTCCTAAGTCTCTCATCAGAAATGTGTTGCTTTAAGGTATCTTATGATGAGAGAAACTGTTTTATAAGAAGATTTGTGGCTCTTAATATTCCTAGCAGATCCTGAACATGTGGGGCTCCGCttgtttaaaaattctgtttacTGCGTGTgtagaaaagacagaaacactGCCGTTAGTGGCATTTCGCGTAAGATTTAATTCATTATCGAGCAGAAGAGACTGTGTCTTCAgcatgagctgctgctggaaatttttttttaaaccacagacCAGCAGGACAGACTTCAGCTACCTTCCATGCCATGCTGTCCCCAGCGCTGTTTGGAGGGGCAAGAGAGGTTGGAAAGTTAAGAGCAGCATAAAGACATAATCTAAGGCAGCTGACCTTTTTTGCAACATGCAAGAAAAGCCTGGCGACTTTGaatttggaggggaaaaataataataatcatgaTAATAATGCAGCCATCCGCTCTGGATGCTCAAGGTAGGAGGTCAGCCTTTTGCAGGCAGCGTCGACACAAAAGCCTAttgcaggagaaggaggggggggggaaaggggagaaagaaaaaaaaaaaaaaaggcagcgcCGAAACGGTATGACAACTGCGAGGGTGTGCTGCCTCTTCCCACATTCCTGGCGAGACAGATGGTGTTACATGGGACACAGGGAGGTTTGTTCAAACAGCAGCAACCTTCAAAGATcaagcagagcccagcccgCCGCGCGCCATTGAGGGACCCGCGCTCATATGTTGCTGAGTTGcataaacaaacagcaacagctgTTTTGTCTCCCCCCATCGCCCTCCGAGGACTACTATAAACTTTAGTTGTGCCACTGTTAATATGATacaatcattttaatttactaaTTGTAAATGCCATGAGCAAATGAGGGGACTTTTCAACACCAAAGCTACCATTCATAATGCGCCAGCACAAGCACGCTCTCGCATGTGAAATTTCAGGCAGTTACGTTGGATAAAtactgaggctttttttttttttttttttcccccggtGTTTTTAATGATATGAAgcaaaaggagggaaaagaaaaaagaaaaaagaaaagaaaaaaacttacagtagattgtaagaaaaaatacatatgtgaaaatgtgtttgtctACCAGAAATGCCACGGAAAGGAAAGAATACAAGAAACTGTTCCACAATCATTTATATTGATTTGAGATCAAGGAAAAGATACGGTTCtcttaaaaatgctatttgcaGAATCGCGTGATTAGAAGATGTGTGTTTGCCTAACTGAATTTAccttacactgaaaaaaaaaactaccaagAGAAATACAGCTGATTATGATTTGCagttttttaaggaaaataaatatggcATAAAGCCTTTATAATTTGACACAATGCACACAcatctatttatttaagttttaaaCACGCCATTTGAGTTTCCATTACAACCCTCCATAATACTGGTTTTCTGAAGTAATTCTCTAGCGAGGACAGGAGTACTTTTTCCTATGGCACGCAGTTTTGTGGCACAGGTCTCCTGCCAGTCTGTTCAGGAGCACTAAGGAAGCTCAGTCACCTGTTTGAGACGCAGCATTTCCTTAAATGCAGCCCTGATATAATATTACATGCATCACATCGAGGAAAAACTGCTTTGATTTATTGCAGATATGCTGCTGGGATACACAAACGATAGCGCATGCATGTGTTAGTGGCACAATCACAAATGATAGCCTATGTGTACAGGAGGAAGAGTTATTCTAAAAATGTGCAATTATATTTAATGAACGATTATACCAAATACGTATAATTTCGTGTGATTGAAAAGGTTACtcaaaaagtaatgaaaaaatattggtGGATCTTTTAGTATGTCTTTGAGCTCCTATTTGCAAAACTGCAAAGTAAAACTAGGtgaaaaatggaattaaaattgCTGAGATGTTTAATAATGTATAATTAAAATGCTACAGTTTCATTCACTTTTTGAGGAACATAAAAACGAAACTAAAGTCAAGTTAAAGtgcaaataaaatttctaaattAGAAATTAACACACTCATTCGATCGTGAACATAAGACTATTAAATCATATTAGAAGAGACCATCAAAAAATCATTTAGACCTCAATTAAAGCTATTACCATTAAAAGATCTGCATCTTCAAAATGccatgaaaaattaataatgattGCCAATCAAAGCAATATCGTTTCTCTAAGGGGttattacagaaagaaatcacTTAAAGCCAGCCCCCCACCTGATCTGTCCCTGGCTTGTGTGTCACCATATGCCGCTCGAGCTGGGTGCGGTAGGCAAACGTGTAGCTACAGAGAGGGCACGAGAAGTTCTCCTCGTTCTTCTCGTGGCGGTACTTGATGTGCTCCTTGAGGGACGTCAGGCGCTTGTAGCCCCGGTCGCAGTAGGGGCAGGTCAGCAGTTGGGCGAAGGCATCTGGAGTTCCAGGTGGCAGGTCTGCGCCCCGGGACGGGGGGAGAGAGGCAGGCCAAAAGGTCAGCGAGGCAATGGCAGCTAATGGGCTTACTGCCCGGGTTGGTATGAGAGGAATCGCTGCAATCTGCTGCCCGACGGGGACGGCGCTTCCAACCGGCCGCCAAACGCACCGGCCCCGTGCGCGCCCCGGCACCCGCCGCGGACCCCACGTGGAAATGGGCACCCGACCTCACTCCTCGTGTGGCTGGGGAGCTGAGGGATGCTGTTCTCCATCACCTGCCCATCCACATCCCGGCTCCAGCTTGGTGTGCTACATCCGCCATTGACCAAATCCTCCTTAGGGACAGTTTTCCCATTATTTATCAAGGAATCGCAGAGCCGCGGGCTGGAAACCCCGTATTTTTTTGCGTTAAAACTCGATACTTCCCGAACTCACACCCAGAGTGGCAGCCGTCCTCCCCTTTAAAGTAAGCTCTAAATCAAGCTCTTCAGTTCATCcgcaaaataatacaaatttgcTGACTAAAACATCACAATACACTAAAATTACAGCCCCAATCTTTGCTCATGAAATTCCATGCCGCTGCAGCTGTTCTTCAATTTTTAAGGTAAACACCCAGGCATGTAGTGCATTTATAATTGCAACAGCTGCAAGAGGTCAGGATACTGGCTAAAAATGAATTACAGCCTCACCGTTTTCTTCTTGCCCATTGGCCTCTGGAGTGCCAAGGCGAGACAGTTCCTCGGGGGCTTCGGGGTAAATAATGGCTGTGTCGCTGCGCTGCAGGTACTCTGCTATGCTGACTGCATGCCCATCTCCTTCCTCCAGTTTCCTTTTGGCAAAATATTCCTCAAAGTCCGACGTGCAATTTGCATTCTTAACTAAAacgagagaagaggagaagaaggggGTTTGAGTACATCCTGCCCGAGAGCACCAGCTGGTGAGCTGAGCTGGCGTGCATGCTGGAGCCGCAAGGCTGTGGCTGGGGCTGGATCCTTGCTCTCATCGGTCTTGCTCCAGCTCCCAGTAAAATTAATGCTGGCTTTCTACCGGCTGGGATGGGAGTAAGGCTGGGTGGTTAAATTACCAGGAACATGGGCTGTATGGGGCAGCAAGAGAAGTTTTTGAGGTCTTGGTAATGTAGGTAATACTTCATCTAGGGAACCTCTTGGGGTTCCTGGGGGACCCACGGCTCTCAGCATGAACACACCATGACTAACAGGGCTGAGCTCAGCTGCCCTCAAATCCTCTCAACCCCAGAAAGCACAGCCTCGAGACAGCTCCTGCAATGGAGACGGTATTTGCAAGTGGTAAAGACCACAACC from Aythya fuligula isolate bAytFul2 chromosome 6, bAytFul2.pri, whole genome shotgun sequence harbors:
- the ZEB2 gene encoding zinc finger E-box-binding homeobox 2 isoform X2; the protein is MKQQIMADGPRCKRRKQANPRRKNVVNYENVVETGSETDEEDKLHIAEDESAINTLDQETSPASVPNHESSPHVSQAALPREEEEDEMRESGVDHTWHNNEILQASVDGPEMKEDYDTMGPEAAIQTTGNNGTVKNANCTSDFEEYFAKRKLEEGDGHAVSIAEYLQRSDTAIIYPEAPEELSRLGTPEANGQEENDLPPGTPDAFAQLLTCPYCDRGYKRLTSLKEHIKYRHEKNEENFSCPLCSYTFAYRTQLERHMVTHKPGTDQHQMLTQGAGNRKFKCTECGKAFKYKHHLKEHLRIHSGEKPYECPNCKKRFSHSGSYSSHISSKKCIGLISVNGRMRNNIKTGSSPNSVSSSPTNSAITQLRNKLENGKPLSMSEQTGLLKIKTEPLDFNEYKVLMASHGFSATTSPFLNGGLGATSPLGVHTSAQSPMQHLGVGMEAPLLGFPAVGSNLSEVQKVLQIVDNTVSRQKMDCKAEEISKLKVYHMKDSCSQAEEQGVTSPNIPPVGLPVVSHNGATKSIIDYTLEKVNEAKACLQSLTTDSRRQLNNIKKEKLRTLIDLVTEDKMIENHNVSTPFSCQFCKESFPGPIPLHQHERYLCKMNEEIKAVLQPHENMVPNKPGVFDKQTLLLSSVLSEKGMTSPINPYKDHMSVLKAYYAMNMEPNSDELLKISIAVGLPQEFVKEWFEQRKVYQYSSSRSPSLERTSAKVVLAATNNAPTKDSLSARSPIKPVDSITSPSIAELHNSVTNCDTPLRLTKPPHFTNIKPVDKLDHSRSNTPSPLNLSSTSSKNSHSSSYTPNSFSSEELQAEPLDLSLPKQMKEPKSIIATKNKTKSNSVNLEHNNVSSSSENSDEPLNLTFIKKEFSNSNNLDKSTNPVFGMNPFSAKPLYTTLPPQSAFPPATFMPPVQTSIPGLRPYPGLDQMSFLPHMAYTYPTGAATFADMQQRRKYQRKQGFQGELLDGTPDYMSGLDDMTDSDSCLSRKKIKKTESGMYACDLCDKTFQKSSSLLRHKYEHTGKRPHQCQICKKAFKHKHHLIEHSRLHSGEKPYQCDKCGKRFSHSGSYSQHMNHRYSYCKREAEEREAAEREAREKGHLEPNELLMNRAYLQSITPQGYSDSEERESMPRDGESEKEHEKEGEDGYEKLGRQDGDEEFEEEEEESENKSMDTDPDTIRDEEETGDHSMDDSSEDGKMETKSDHEEDNMEDGM
- the ZEB2 gene encoding zinc finger E-box-binding homeobox 2 isoform X1, with protein sequence MKQQIMADGPRCKRRKQANPRRKNVVNYENVVETGSETDEEDKLHIAEDESAINTLDQETSPASVPNHESSPHVSQAALPREEEEDEMRESGVDHTWHNNEILQASVDGPEEMKEDYDTMGPEAAIQTTGNNGTVKNANCTSDFEEYFAKRKLEEGDGHAVSIAEYLQRSDTAIIYPEAPEELSRLGTPEANGQEENDLPPGTPDAFAQLLTCPYCDRGYKRLTSLKEHIKYRHEKNEENFSCPLCSYTFAYRTQLERHMVTHKPGTDQHQMLTQGAGNRKFKCTECGKAFKYKHHLKEHLRIHSGEKPYECPNCKKRFSHSGSYSSHISSKKCIGLISVNGRMRNNIKTGSSPNSVSSSPTNSAITQLRNKLENGKPLSMSEQTGLLKIKTEPLDFNEYKVLMASHGFSATTSPFLNGGLGATSPLGVHTSAQSPMQHLGVGMEAPLLGFPAVGSNLSEVQKVLQIVDNTVSRQKMDCKAEEISKLKVYHMKDSCSQAEEQGVTSPNIPPVGLPVVSHNGATKSIIDYTLEKVNEAKACLQSLTTDSRRQLNNIKKEKLRTLIDLVTEDKMIENHNVSTPFSCQFCKESFPGPIPLHQHERYLCKMNEEIKAVLQPHENMVPNKPGVFDKQTLLLSSVLSEKGMTSPINPYKDHMSVLKAYYAMNMEPNSDELLKISIAVGLPQEFVKEWFEQRKVYQYSSSRSPSLERTSAKVVLAATNNAPTKDSLSARSPIKPVDSITSPSIAELHNSVTNCDTPLRLTKPPHFTNIKPVDKLDHSRSNTPSPLNLSSTSSKNSHSSSYTPNSFSSEELQAEPLDLSLPKQMKEPKSIIATKNKTKSNSVNLEHNNVSSSSENSDEPLNLTFIKKEFSNSNNLDKSTNPVFGMNPFSAKPLYTTLPPQSAFPPATFMPPVQTSIPGLRPYPGLDQMSFLPHMAYTYPTGAATFADMQQRRKYQRKQGFQGELLDGTPDYMSGLDDMTDSDSCLSRKKIKKTESGMYACDLCDKTFQKSSSLLRHKYEHTGKRPHQCQICKKAFKHKHHLIEHSRLHSGEKPYQCDKCGKRFSHSGSYSQHMNHRYSYCKREAEEREAAEREAREKGHLEPNELLMNRAYLQSITPQGYSDSEERESMPRDGESEKEHEKEGEDGYEKLGRQDGDEEFEEEEEESENKSMDTDPDTIRDEEETGDHSMDDSSEDGKMETKSDHEEDNMEDGM